The Syngnathus typhle isolate RoL2023-S1 ecotype Sweden linkage group LG16, RoL_Styp_1.0, whole genome shotgun sequence genome includes a region encoding these proteins:
- the zfyve21 gene encoding zinc finger FYVE domain-containing protein 21 isoform X2 produces the protein MSSVPDGKKLVRSPSGLRMVAENGAFNSPFCLDEPRWVPDKECQKCMQCETKFHFTKRKHHCRRCGRCFCDKCCSKKVALPRMSFVDPVRQCSQCSLLSQKESDFYEKQIKVLVAGSPFLVTLGTSDKCASMTSRLSNNHRYLFLDGENNFEVELARIISIQVLTDASNPTGTSPRAVGMLVKYKPSGSQEVELLRLDAAPSEEEKKAAELWLLAMHKAAKLLYESREHQ, from the exons ATGTCTTCAGTGCCCGACGGAAAGAAGCTGGTCCGCAGCCCGAGCGGGCTCCGCATGGTGGCCGAGAACGGAGCTTTCAACAGCCCCTTTTGCCTGGACGAACCCAGATGGGTACCCGACAAAGAG TGTCAAAAATGTATGCAGTGTGAGACAAAGTTTCACTTCACCAAGCGCAAG CACCACTGCCGGCGCTGCGGCCGCTGCTTCTGCGACAAGTGCTGCAGCAAGAAGGTGGCACTGCCCCGCATGAGCTTCGTGGACCCGGTCAGGCAGTGCTCCCAGTGCAGCCTCCTGTCTCAAAAGGAGAGTGACTTCTACGAGAAGCAGATCAAAGTGCTTGTGGCAG GAAGTCCCTTCCTGGTCACTCTGGGAACGTCCGACAAGTGTGCGAGCATGACCTCCCGCCTATCCAACAACCACAG GTACCTGTTCCTGGACGGCGAAAACAACTTTGAGGTGGAGTTGGCTCGCATCATCAGCATACAGGTCCTAACCGACGCGAGCAATCCCACAG GCACATCTCCACGTGCAGTTGGCATGCTGGTCAAGTACAAGCCGTCGGGCTCTCAGGAAGTGGAGCTGCTGCGTCTGGACGCCGCCCCtagtgaagaagaaaagaaggcTGCCGAGTTGTGGCTGCTGGCTATGCACAAG GCCGCCAAGCTGCTGTACGAGTCTCGGGAACACCAGTGA
- the zfyve21 gene encoding zinc finger FYVE domain-containing protein 21 isoform X1 — protein sequence MSSVPDGKKLVRSPSGLRMVAENGAFNSPFCLDEPRWVPDKECQKCMQCETKFHFTKRKHHCRRCGRCFCDKCCSKKVALPRMSFVDPVRQCSQCSLLSQKESDFYEKQIKVLVAGSPFLVTLGTSDKCASMTSRLSNNHRYLFLDGENNFEVELARIISIQVLTDASNPTENESDAGDGLLDAGCACEGTSPRAVGMLVKYKPSGSQEVELLRLDAAPSEEEKKAAELWLLAMHKAAKLLYESREHQ from the exons ATGTCTTCAGTGCCCGACGGAAAGAAGCTGGTCCGCAGCCCGAGCGGGCTCCGCATGGTGGCCGAGAACGGAGCTTTCAACAGCCCCTTTTGCCTGGACGAACCCAGATGGGTACCCGACAAAGAG TGTCAAAAATGTATGCAGTGTGAGACAAAGTTTCACTTCACCAAGCGCAAG CACCACTGCCGGCGCTGCGGCCGCTGCTTCTGCGACAAGTGCTGCAGCAAGAAGGTGGCACTGCCCCGCATGAGCTTCGTGGACCCGGTCAGGCAGTGCTCCCAGTGCAGCCTCCTGTCTCAAAAGGAGAGTGACTTCTACGAGAAGCAGATCAAAGTGCTTGTGGCAG GAAGTCCCTTCCTGGTCACTCTGGGAACGTCCGACAAGTGTGCGAGCATGACCTCCCGCCTATCCAACAACCACAG GTACCTGTTCCTGGACGGCGAAAACAACTTTGAGGTGGAGTTGGCTCGCATCATCAGCATACAGGTCCTAACCGACGCGAGCAATCCCACAG AGAATGAGTCTGATGCTGGCGACGGCCTGCTGGATGCTGGCTGCGCCTGCGAAG GCACATCTCCACGTGCAGTTGGCATGCTGGTCAAGTACAAGCCGTCGGGCTCTCAGGAAGTGGAGCTGCTGCGTCTGGACGCCGCCCCtagtgaagaagaaaagaaggcTGCCGAGTTGTGGCTGCTGGCTATGCACAAG GCCGCCAAGCTGCTGTACGAGTCTCGGGAACACCAGTGA